The stretch of DNA AGCAGCCATCTTGCCCTCACCTCATAAGGTTGTTCTTCCTGGTCGATGAGGAAGCCATCCAGGTCATATTCACTTCTGTAGTGGTCCATGTGTTGGTTCATCAGCTGATCATCTGGGTTTTTCTGTAGATAAGTGTGGGCGCAGGATACAGCCTTCTGTAGGTCATTCATCTAAGGAACaatttttgtttgtgtgaacaaTTAGTTATCCCCCTCTACTTTCACTCAAACGAACTTGAAAACAACTCACATAAATATTGTTGGAGCCATTTCAGTAGCCATGGTAACCTACTCAAAGGTAAGCCTAATTGATGATAGGTGTAGCACAGGAGGTCTGATGTTTGTTGGCTTTGGTGTGAAGCCGATGATATTGGAAGATTCATtagaatagcctacaatgttttGGTATTTGTTTTGTCATAGCCTAATAAGGAATTAACGGATTCGCATATCCAACTTTCAGTTTATGAAGTtttgagtattttttttttcaactggAAGCACGCCATCATCGATACTGGAGCAGCGAGTGAGCTACTTTACCAAACAAACTGTGCAACAACAAATATAATGCTTTGAGTAATTGCAGGATATTCCGCACCTATATCACAATATCAGTTGATGAAATATGGAAAAATAACTATTCTATAGTTGATTGGGTAAGCAATCGCTAATTAATATATAAGCCATCTAATAATTTCTTATTTCTGACTATAGCCTACCTTAAAATAAGCAAAATGCATGTAGCGGTAGGGCGACCTTCTTTCAAAATCCTCTATGACCTCTTTCCTTGGATAAGGGAGTGAGAGCGCAGGGAAATGCGCTCTACACTTTTTATGACATGACGCTCGCATCAATACGCGCCAGAACACTTGAAGGTCACTGGTAACCAAGACACTTTCCTCTTGGTTATGGCTCGTATCATTACAATGTCTAATGCAATAAGCCAGGCTGTCTTTCAGAAGCCGATGTAACCGTAAACTTAGTTCCATATATTTGATGCAGTCTGTCCAACTCTCTGCAGCATAGTGGTCCAAGGCTTGTCCATAAGCAAAAGCAAGGGGCATGAGCTTGTCTTGAGGGAGAGTCCTAAAATTGTCAAGTTGCGCGAccagtacacaaacacaacacagaaaTGCAGCTGAAAATAGAGCTCTTTTAACGCATTGGATATTGTTAACCAGACTAGTCATACTCCCGAAGTGAGTCACGTCTTCTTATAGCTCCTACAATTGTTTTCCACAGAGTTTTAGTGAGTAGCAAGACTGGTAAACCGCTTAGGGGTCCAGGGGAATAGTGAATAGTGGTCTGTGGTATCAGATTTCTACATGACGCCCAGCTGTCATGTAGGCCTATAAATGACATGCTTTCGTATAAGTAGGCCTAAGATATATTAGGCTATTGTCAGAGattgcaaaagtacacacatccttcaccaaagtagaagtacagatatgtTAAAAAGATTACAATTGACAAGTTACAGTAGGGCTCTGACATATAGGCCTATCTTTCATTTTGTTAAAGCTTTATAACTGTGCTCAAAAGCATCCATCGCTTGCTTGACCTTCAAACATGCAATAATATCATTATTTTACTCTTGGGAACAGAAAGTAACAGATGAAGATTTCTAATTCCTAATTAGGCTAGAAGGCCAGTCCCGTAACGTAGGCCTATTTTCTACAGCATATAATTCCTAGGCTAACTATTAAAATCATTATGCAATAAGAGAAGATAGGATGTGACACGCAATACTTTTTATTTGTCATTGACACATTTTGGAACGAAAAAAGCTACAATAGACTACTGTATGTAATCCAAACGAGTTTATATAGTTTTTGAACAAGGTTCCCACTGTTCAATATAAGGATGGCTGTCGCAAAACTCGCCCTCGCCCCGCTTTGCGCATTACCGCTAGAAGTTAACTGGAGACTGTCCACGTTTACAACATTCCTTGCTAGAGGGAGAGCCCCCCCTTCCTTGGGAAAAGTGCCGTCTAAACTCTGTACTCCCTCTTTAGACAGAAAcgactgaatgtgtgtgcgtgtgtgaatgcaATTTACTTAAACGGATGCAGGGCCAGTTCGTACCAACAGATTAGTTGTTCGTGCATTGAATCCGTTTTCAGGATTCAAATAGcttatatttaaaatgtttgcaaAGTATATATTTGTTTTGCTCCTAAATACTTGGTGTTATGTTCAGTGCAACCCTAGTCCGCTCGGAGATGTAGTCGTGGACAGATATTCCATACCTGAAGTTTGTACTAGAGAAGTGAAAAGTGGAGATAATGTTCGTTATCATTACAATGTGACATTCCTTGATGGAAAAGAATTCGACTCGAGGTAAGATTTACATTTTCACCATCTTTGTTGTTCTTGTGACATGCATTCGGGATTTTTTTGCGTTGCTAATCCTTTGCCAAAATAGCTCGGCCTCTCTTTGCTATATGAACGCTTTTTAAAAGTAGGCCCACGTTTTATCGCTGGTTTGATTTGCTTCCTCACGGACATCTGTTCTGAATGTTTCGATAAATCATGTTGTTCTAATTAGCTCTTCTCGTCCTCATGTTTAGACTGATCAAATTATTCTGTAGGcctacctctttctcctctaagCATTTGTCTCCCTCTCATGGTCTGGTTTGGCCTGCACAGTCATAAAAGAGGAGTCCCTACAGTCGGTGTGACTGGTGCAGGACGCCTCATCGCTGGCATTGATAAAGGCATCCAGGGCATGTGCGTCAACGAGCGCAGAAAAGTGACTGTGCCCCCACATCTTGCCTATGGCAATGAAGGCGCAGGTAGCCGATTGCCACGTCCTTCATGATATCGCGACAATTTACATTTCCATATGTCGTTTACTTAGCAGAATTTATTTACAGCATTTTATGACTGTGGTTGTTTAAATATTTGTAAATCATATTGTTTGCCAGCCAAAAATGTTTTTACACTTTTATTAATTTCCCTTCTGTCAGGTGATGTGGTGCCCCCAGACACCACCTTGGTGTTTGACATTCTCCTGCTGGACATATGGAATACGGCAGACCTAGTCGCAACTCTTACCATCAGCACACCCAAGAACTGCCTGCGCTCAGTGAAGCGTACTGACTTTGTGCGCTACCATTACAACGGTACTCTACTAAATGGCACCCCCTTTGACTCCAGGTGAGACGATTCTTGACAGAGTAAGAGAGACAACAGAAATAATAGGAATCCAAAGTAGACTGTTAGGGTTAGTAGAAGTTTTGTGTAGATCTTAGATGTGTTTTCCACAGGTGATTTTGGTAAATGGAAGCCAGAATTTACTCCGTAATGGTATCAACATGCAGTTTGTGAAACAGGCACTCATTGTGGCTTTGGCTTAAGAGTATGTGTGAAAGTATTTTATGTAGCCTAGAACTGCTAAACCATCATTTACTTATTttggcacacacagaaacaaaccagATGATGAACACCACAATCTCTCACAACCCTCTGAAATGGTAGCccatgtttctgtctgtctgtgttgtgctgtccAGGTATTTGTGAGGAAATGGGTGTGTGTTGATTATGCGCTTGTATGAGCCCCACCCAGCTACACCAGGAAACAGACCCAAGATGGCCTGGTAGGTGAGGGCTGGCTGATCAAGGGGATGGACCAGGGTGTACTGGGCATGTGCGTGGGGGAGATCAGGAATATTGTAGTCCCACCTTTCTTGGCCTATGGAGAGAAAGGATTTGGTAAGTATAGGAGAGGGAACATGGAAATGGGTTAACCGATTGCTTCAGAAGTTAATTCTGATTTGAATGTTGACTTTTATTTAGCTATACATGAGAAATAGACCTATAGGCTTGCTGGAAACATaatttataaaaatacaaaaaacatttaaaatattaCATTAGAGGAAACCATTCCAATTGTTAGAGAGGTAGTTTGAAGTCCTTTAAGGACCAGGCAgcttttaaattgtctgtgttcTAGACCTAGAAACAGAGCACCAACTCACACAGTTCAGTGCCTCTTTACCTTAACAAACTTAAGTCACATACAGTGTGAATTTGAACCAATACTCAATACTGAGTAtttgtgtctgcttgtgtcttCATCCCTGGCATCAGGCACAGATATCCCCTCTCAGGCCACACTAGTGTTTGATGTCCTGTTAGTGGATCTGTACAACCCCAAGGATGATGTCACTGTGGAAAACCAGGAAGTGCCTGAGTCCTGTACGCGCAAATCTGTGGCTGGGGATTATATTCGCTACCACTACAATGGCAGCTTCCTCAACGGAGTCTCATTCGACAGCAGGTAAGCTTTGTTCATTGGTTGGTGGGCCGAGCCAAGATGTTTGCTCTTTATGTTTACTGTCAAGATTCTCTAAATTGGAGATCAGGAAGACCAAAACATAAATCACAAGGACTAGGATGCAAAAATTCTCTAGCACCTAAGCACCTGTGTGAGACGACCAAAGCTTGGCAGGTGGTGCTTGCCTTTACCGGTTTTTGACCATTAACATATTTACTACACCTATATGGATAGTGAGGACACTGCTATAGACTACATTGATGCCACCTTAGGGTATCTTCAGGCTACTTAGCGTATTGGTCTCTGAACTTGTGCTTGCACGCAATGTACATAAAGAGGATGCCATTGCACTGCACGCAATGGAAAGTGGAAATGTGCCTGAGCATGTTGGAAAGTAAATTAAAATATTATTGTTTTAATGACAGCTTGTTAATGTTGCAGCATTCCGATTGCTTTCCACATATCTTACTACTAAATCCTAGTCTGTAAATGTGTATGGCGTTTTTTAATGTGAATGTTgaatctttctctcctcttccttttggCAGTTACCAGAGGAACAGCACATACAACACCTACATTGGGATGGGCTACGTTATCTCAGGCATGGACAAgggtctgcagggtgtgtgtgttggggagaagaggaggatcgTCATGCCACCTCACCTGGCCtatggagagcagggagcaggtgaGTGAGAAGCAGTGCAGAGCCCTGGTCCATCTCTGGCCCCTGAATATTTGATGTAGATGTTTTAGAATAACACATTTCAGCATATGCATGCAGGCCGATTACCACAGACTTCTCTTGGGTTCTTGATTAGTCTTTGTCTAGAAAACCTGTCGATCATTGTTATTTTTGTATTCCAGTCCACAGCTAAGTTTGTCACTTCTCTGTCCGTCCAGGTCAGGACATTCCAGGCTCAGCCGTGCTGGTCTTTGACATCCACGTCATCGACTTTCACAACCCCAAGGACTCTGTGGAgatccaggtaacacacaagCCTGAGGTATGCAACGAGACCAGCGACATCAATGACCTCATCCACTACCACTACAACTGCTCCCTGCTGGACGGcacactcctcttctcctcgtAAGCCCAGATCTCATCAGGCCATATGTTGATGTTTTTGTGTCCTACTCTCACATGACCACAGCCAAGTCATCCTTCTATACCATGCTACCAGCATAGCATGGTAATAGCATAACTCAAATAGCATAACTGTGATTCAGACGGCTACATTAGCTAAATCCAGAAAGTATATAGCTGGTTAGTCTTGCCTGGTGGCATTCATTATCCTAACCAGTGTCCTTCCTCTATTCATGTTTGACTTGTCAGAAGTGACTATGACAACATGCAGGACACAGTGCTGGGAGCGGACAAGGTGATTGACGGGCTGGACGAGGGTCTGCGGGGCATGTgcgtaggagagaggagggtggtcaTCATCCCACCGCATCTTGGACACGGAGAGAAAGGAGGTGATAACCTTCCCATCCACCTTACCGTTTCAACAACTGGGATGCAATGCTATTAACTACTGTCAAAATATAGCATTTAGGATACAACCCGACTGTTTCATCGTGAACTGTTATCAGCAGCTGACACTAGTGTGTTCTATTCCGGGTTCAGCGTCTGGTGTGCCGGGCAGTGCTGTCCTCCAGTTTGAGCTGGAGCTGATGAGTCTCCAGAAGGGTGTGCCAGATGGCTACCTGTTTGTGTGGCTTGAGGACAGCCCTGCAGAACTCTTCAAAGCCCTGGACATGGACAATAATGAGAAGGTTCCTGTGGAGGAGGTATGGTGCTACAATAACCTGGATGAAATACAGTaggttagacagctactgtatgCAGATAGGCCACTGTTAACAAAACAGTAATATAAAAGTAAAGTATGGTTTAGATTTACTTGTAATGAAGACACATGATTCAATTCATATAAATTCCTACTcattctcccttccctccccactTCTTCTTTCTAACCCGTAAGTTTGGAGAATTCATTAAAAAACAAGTAGCGGAGGGCAAAGGTCGTATGAAACCAGGGGCGGACCCTGATGAAGTTATCGCTGACATGTTCAGAAACCAGGATCGCAACAAAGATGGAGTCATCACCCCAGACGAGCTGAAactgaaggtggaggaggacaaggagaacgCAATGCACGAGGAGTTGTGATGAGaagacacgacacacacacgacacacacacttcctctttcTCAGGGACAGACTACACAAGCCACATCCAAATTAAGACTTTTTACCAAGTGAATTGTTTAATATTTCCATTGACACAAATTGTGGAAAGTATTCTTAAAGAAGCACAATTCTTCATGGTAAGGTTTGGTCATGTTAAGACAAAGTTATGTTAAAGAGTGATAGATTGAAGAAGTCAATCTTCCTAACAGCACCTTCATTGTCcctgattttctaaagaaataaagtttttttttcacagAAAATTTCAAACTTTTTGGGGATAAAAATGTATCTTCTCTCATAACTAACATTTCTGGGTATGTGCAAAAAAATTATGGAATGGTTTCCTAGCAGCTGCAGATAATACCAACATAATGACTTCCATGCAGTCACTTTCCCAGACATACAGTGGCCTAATTCCTAGAGATAAACCACAACTTTAAAATATGTCATTCAAAATTACAGTATcaaatacatatgtacacaGTTCCAAAATGCATCTAGGTAAAAGTTTAAATAAAAAGGTGCACCATTGTGGTTCACAAGCTCTGTGTACTCCATCAGAGTGTCTAAAAGATACATTGTTGTAAACCTACTCCTTAAGTCCTGGGAAATAGATTTAGATAATaagggtggggggaaaaaatcgtacatttaaaaaaaaaaaattatgtaagcatatattgaatcgaaatGTGATTAaaaatcgaatcgtgaccccaagaatcgaatcgaatcatgaggtaccaaaagattccccaCCCCTATTAAATAACATCTTACATTTTGAGGTTCTTCTGTGACTAAATGCATTTTAGTGAAGGGTAAGCTCATCTATAAGTTCTCCATTGAGAACTTAGAGATGTAGAGATGCTGTACCAACGCATTAAAAAAACATAGCTGGATACCAACATTGGGATTTACAAGAAATGTTGGTAGGACTCCAATCATACAGTGACAGTAAAcatcttttttttatatagctTTTAACTGGTTGAGGTAATTGAGGGTGCTCCAGCATACAGCGTTGTGGAGCAACCGTGTAGAACTAGCCGAATGCCCCATTCTTGTGACGGGTGTCACAAGAATGGGGCACCCCTATGCAAACAGGAAGTAATCCATGCTTGACCTGTCACACCATTTCCTCACTTGCCGGTGGTGATGTAGTTGAGGACAGCGTTGGGGACATCCATGGTTTCATCCTTCACCACGACAATGTCGTAGGAGTTGATGTAagactccttcctctcctccacctggggAAAAACAAGACGGCAGCCAATGACCAAGTCCAGTAATCACCAGGTTCATTACGTGCCGTTTTGCAAGCTACCAGTCCATAGTCCATCAAGTGTGTATGGTACCTTTAAAGTGAATCTTGGAGGTTGCATGTTTAAATGACCCCAACCAGGTCCCTAGTCCCCAGTCCCCTCACCTGGTCGTTGAGGAAGCCAATAGTGACGATGTGCTGAGTGGCCACTCCGTCCGCCATGGTGAGGTCTCCCAGAGAgtcccccagcagcagcacgtTGGGGCGATCCCTCAGCTCCAGGAAGTGTGCCGTGTGGAGGAGGGCACCCTCCCTCTTGTTGAAGGTGTGAATCAGCTGGCCCTTGAAGGACTGCAGTATTCCCTGGAAAAGAACCAGGGTCAGGAAGGACCATCACTGGGGAAAAAGATTCCTTAAGTAGTGTGGAGTTTGGGacatttgattaaaaaaacGTTGACATGGGCAATAAGACCATTGGCATCGCTAAACCATTGTTTAGCATGTTTCGTGATCAAATGAATTAGATCTGCATCAAAGGTTTCTAGCACTTACGCAGTCATCAAAATCCATGTAGTTCGACATGATGTGAACGTTGGGGTGGAAGACCTGGTTCTGTCTGATCACCTCCTCCAGGATGTCTCCTACTCCAGCTGAGAAGATCAACAGAGGCACATGCAGCTCCTGCAGGTGGTCAAAGAACCCCTTGTAGCCCTCCCTGGAAAAATCAACAGCACAGGAGAAGGAATAGTATTAACTACTGATCGCTCGGTCGATACGTTgaagcctcagtttgatatttcccggcatgacctcactctcggTTAGTAAGTAGTATTGTTGTCTCCTAAGCAAAGCACAACTGTCTACCTAATCAGGAGCCACTCATCTGTTTCTAAGCTTGCTACAATATACACAAAGTATCACAAATCAGTCTAGCAATACTGTCTGGACAACTCCTTGTAAGCAGAGAGTCATTATGATATGGTGGGGCTGACCTGAGCATGGCGCTAGACTCTTTCACAACCTGGGACAGCAGGTCCTTCCGGATCTTCTGCTGGATAAGCAGCTCGTGTACTTTGGTCCACCTGTAGAGACAGCATGCAGTGGACAGTAAAGTAAACAAACCCTGTTAACCGACACCTGCCTGTGTGTTACACATTTAGATGTAGAATACAGTATGTGCATGCAGTGATTGCACTGTGCTGTCAGACTCCTACCATTCCACCATGAGGGGCAGCTTCTCTTTAACGGTGCGGGCAGCATCAATCTCAATAGGGTAGTAGGTGTTCAATAACTCCCTCATCTACAGACAGAGGTGTGAGAGCTATTCAGACGTCTTCTTTAACAATACTATAGAtaacatgttgttttttttagacCTGTACTCCTTTTATTACATTATTGTCATAAGCTCACCTGGTTCCTACAGTCCTCACTGAGGATGAAGCTGTTATCCAAGATATCTGCAAGATTGTGTTAGATGTTTAAATAGCATACTCATTTTTATGTTAAGAGAATGTTAGGTCAATCTATTATTTCTTCAGGGACCCTGCGTTGACCGGGGTTTGTGGTACTCACTGTGAGTGGTGGGACACCTCCTACCGTTGTGAGCAAATCTGGTTAATGTCATATCAAAGTCAGAGATCACCTGTAGAGACCCAACCATGTTTAGAATACAGTTTCCTACCTACACCCAAATGGTACACATCCACTCACTCATATTACATGATAAGTTCAGGATGGTTTTTCACCAGCTAAATCTTAGGGCAAGGAAAACTGGTAATCTATGGTTTGTGTTAAATTAGCCAGACGTGTTTAGTCCCGCCAAAGAACAAATAAAGGAAGTGTCAAGGGCAGCTGAGACAAGCTTacctatagaaatgaatggCCAGGATGAACACTGAGTAATGTATGTCATCTATACAGAACAGTGTGGGATCAGATTGTGGTTTGTGCTACCTGGAGGGTGCTGGGTCCagctctgtgcatggcctgtatGGTCTCTTCAACTCTGCTACGGTCCCTCATCAGCACTGAGGACTTGGCCAAGTCAGGGATCTATAAAATAGGCTGAGGTCAAGATTTCATTTAACCTCAAACTACTATAAAATGACACTACAGCCAAGCGGATGTATGCTGCGAATGCACTGCTTTGTGCACATACTATGATACAAATTATTTAACATAATATCTGAAAGGTAAGAACAACTCAAAGCAAATGGAACTGGACATATTCTAAGTCCAAGCACATATAGAAATGTATTAAAGGCAGCAACATTCTAAAGAGCAGAGAAAATTCTGACCTCATACTTGGTCAGCTGGTGCCAGATTGCAATGGCAGTCCGCACTGGCATATTAATCCAGGGTATGTGGTTTAACTGAGCATAAAACCAAGAAAAGAGGTTTAAATTGGATTTACAGTGCAATGAACAACAATGTAACAATTTCTTTTGAaagtttcaaacacacacaaaacaatcatTAAATAAAGGCAAGAAAACAATTTGCCCTTAAAATAATAACCCTTTAGCCTAAATTTATACTAGAAACGTTAGCTAACTAACCATTTCTTCACGCTATGCATTAAGCATTGCATAGGGGACAGTGACTACGTGGAATCTTACATAAGAATGTGGTTTTAGAAATAGAATTTTAAAGTGTATCATTTGACTGAAATATCGCAAGCTTGCAATTTAGCTATCTTGCTAGCTGCTGACAGATAGTGTTTAGCCTACTTACCATTGTAAGCCTTTAAAAGGAGGTGTGAAATACTTAAAATAGACTTTCATAAAACGCGGTGAAAGGTACGTAGCCTATAcacaataaatataaaaaaaatagctAAAACGTTGATACATTGGTGCCCAGTAAGCTTTGTTTACTGGTCTAAAGATAACGTTGTACCACTTCCAGCGTCCCTGTTTGAACAGTTACATTAGAAACTATGGTTCCGGTGTCTTATGTTCCTATCTATGATTGCTAAAgcaaaaaacaacacacacaaaaaaaactgcaACATTATCATTACTATTCCTGAAATGTCATACATGTATCTATGTTCATTTAGGTATTTTAAtggtaaaataaatataaaaataagagaTCCAGTTTATGCTCGGTAGACACCATTAATATGACATTTAGCTCTACCTTTTTTAATGAGAAACTGGCCATGTTACCATGGTAAAGGTGGCAACATGACTACTGCTTTGCATCCACAGAGAAATGGACATGCCATTGTGATGTATCAATGCACGGACACTCTAGAACTTGGGGAGAATTGGAACACAGCTACTTCTCCCAATGCCATCAAACTTTTTGCACACACTAAACTTGCCAAGAACGTGGAGGTCTGTACCACttcaaatatatttaaaaagtgCAATATGGACAAGACCAACGTGGCTTTTAATATTTTTAATGAGTTACGGCTGGAGGGGCAGCTCTGTGATGTGGTCATCAAAGTTGATGCGATTGAGTTCAAAGCACATAAGAATATCCTGTGTGCGTTCAGCTCCTATTTCCGGTAAGAATCTTTGTCCATTTAGAAATGGTTGATAAAATAATCAGTTACATTGTTTTAATGATCAATAAGGACTTATAGTCTTGATCAACAAACCTATCTCTGTGGTGTACCCATATACTGTAATGTAATACTTCATCAAATGTGTCTTAACACTTTCTAACaactgaaatgtaacatactttCCGACAGTGCTCTGTTCACCAGTGGCTGGAACAACTCAGAGAAGAGTGTGTATACCATCCCTGGCATCACTCCTGAGATGATGCGGCTGATTATTGAGTTTGCCTACACTGGAGCTCTCCCTGTCACTGAGGACAATGTGGAGAGACTCCTGGAGGCTGCAGACCAGTTCTGCATCACAGGGATAGTGCAGGCCTGCTGCGAATTCCTGGAGTCGCAACTGTGTCTGGAGAACTGCATAGGCATCTGCAAGTTTGCCGACTTCTACTCCTGTGCCGAACTACGCCGCAAGGCCTTCCTCTTCACCCTTCACCACTTTGAAGACATCGCCGAAGTGTCTGAGGAGTTTCTGGAGCTGTCGCAGGCACAACTCTGTGACCTCATCGAGAAAGACAACCTCAATGCCAAGCAGGAGGACCAAGTGTACCAGGCCATTCTTCGATGGGTCTCTCATGATATCTCAAATCGCAAGAACTCCCTCCCTGTGCTCCTGCCAAAGGTGCCAGTCTCCTCTTTAGACAGTGTCATAGGTCATACAGACCTGAAATGCTTGATTCACTTCACTGACAGTG from Osmerus eperlanus chromosome 12, fOsmEpe2.1, whole genome shotgun sequence encodes:
- the fkbp10b gene encoding peptidyl-prolyl cis-trans isomerase FKBP10; this translates as MFAKYIFVLLLNTWCYVQCNPSPLGDVVVDRYSIPEVCTREVKSGDNVRYHYNVTFLDGKEFDSSHKRGVPTVGVTGAGRLIAGIDKGIQGMCVNERRKVTVPPHLAYGNEGAGDVVPPDTTLVFDILLLDIWNTADLVATLTISTPKNCLRSVKRTDFVRYHYNGTLLNGTPFDSSYTRKQTQDGLVGEGWLIKGMDQGVLGMCVGEIRNIVVPPFLAYGEKGFGTDIPSQATLVFDVLLVDLYNPKDDVTVENQEVPESCTRKSVAGDYIRYHYNGSFLNGVSFDSSYQRNSTYNTYIGMGYVISGMDKGLQGVCVGEKRRIVMPPHLAYGEQGAGQDIPGSAVLVFDIHVIDFHNPKDSVEIQVTHKPEVCNETSDINDLIHYHYNCSLLDGTLLFSSSDYDNMQDTVLGADKVIDGLDEGLRGMCVGERRVVIIPPHLGHGEKGASGVPGSAVLQFELELMSLQKGVPDGYLFVWLEDSPAELFKALDMDNNEKVPVEEFGEFIKKQVAEGKGRMKPGADPDEVIADMFRNQDRNKDGVITPDELKLKVEEDKENAMHEEL
- the LOC134031406 gene encoding 7-methylguanosine phosphate-specific 5'-nucleotidase-like, giving the protein MLNHIPWINMPVRTAIAIWHQLTKYEIPDLAKSSVLMRDRSRVEETIQAMHRAGPSTLQVISDFDMTLTRFAHNGRRCPTTHNILDNSFILSEDCRNQMRELLNTYYPIEIDAARTVKEKLPLMVEWWTKVHELLIQQKIRKDLLSQVVKESSAMLREGYKGFFDHLQELHVPLLIFSAGVGDILEEVIRQNQVFHPNVHIMSNYMDFDDCGILQSFKGQLIHTFNKREGALLHTAHFLELRDRPNVLLLGDSLGDLTMADGVATQHIVTIGFLNDQVEERKESYINSYDIVVVKDETMDVPNAVLNYITTGK